A single genomic interval of Stieleria maiorica harbors:
- a CDS encoding O-acetylhomoserine aminocarboxypropyltransferase/cysteine synthase family protein, producing MSENYRPGTLALHAGQEPDPTTNARAVPIYATTSYTFNDTDHAAALFGLSEFGNIYSRLMNPTVDVLEKRLAALDGGVTGLCFASGQAAITAAILTIAHSGQNIVSSTSLYGGTWTLFTQTLKNLGIEVRFFDPDHPEQIHGLVDENTRLVYMESIGNPKNDVPDFKAIADAAHSAPHGAIPLLCDNTVMTPMLLKPIEHGVDIVIYSTTKFLGGHGTHIGGAIVDSGNFKWADQPEKWPEFCGPSPSYHGAVFEEHLRPMGNIAYLIHARTHWLRDTGAAMSPFAAFLFLQGLETLHLRMPRHCENALKVAEFLESSDAVEWVNYPGLKSHKDYQRGQEYLPHGQGAIMGFGIKGGMEAGKKFINACKLCSHLANIGDAKTLVIHPASTTHQQLTPEEQAKAGVVPEYIRISVGIEDVNDIIDDLKQALAAAT from the coding sequence ATGAGCGAGAACTACCGCCCCGGAACCCTGGCGTTGCACGCCGGCCAAGAGCCCGACCCGACCACCAACGCTCGCGCGGTGCCGATCTATGCAACCACCAGCTACACCTTCAACGACACCGACCATGCCGCGGCACTGTTCGGGCTGTCCGAATTCGGGAACATCTACAGCCGGTTGATGAACCCCACCGTCGACGTGCTGGAAAAACGTCTGGCGGCACTCGATGGCGGTGTGACCGGGTTGTGTTTTGCCTCCGGGCAAGCGGCGATCACGGCCGCAATTTTGACGATCGCCCACAGCGGACAAAACATCGTCAGCAGCACCTCGCTCTACGGCGGCACCTGGACCCTGTTCACGCAGACACTCAAGAACTTGGGCATCGAAGTCCGCTTCTTCGATCCCGACCATCCCGAACAGATCCATGGTTTGGTCGACGAGAACACGCGTTTGGTCTACATGGAATCGATCGGCAACCCCAAGAACGACGTGCCGGATTTCAAAGCCATCGCCGATGCCGCGCACAGTGCCCCCCACGGCGCGATCCCGTTGTTGTGCGACAACACGGTGATGACACCGATGTTGCTCAAGCCGATCGAGCATGGGGTCGACATCGTGATCTACAGCACCACCAAGTTCCTGGGCGGTCACGGCACGCACATCGGTGGTGCGATCGTCGATAGCGGTAATTTTAAATGGGCCGATCAGCCCGAAAAATGGCCGGAGTTCTGCGGACCGTCGCCGTCCTACCACGGCGCGGTCTTCGAAGAACACCTGCGTCCGATGGGTAACATCGCCTACCTGATTCATGCTCGAACCCACTGGTTGCGCGACACCGGGGCGGCGATGAGTCCGTTTGCGGCGTTCCTGTTTCTGCAGGGCTTGGAAACGCTGCATCTGCGGATGCCCCGGCACTGCGAAAACGCACTCAAGGTGGCCGAGTTCCTGGAATCCAGCGACGCGGTCGAATGGGTGAATTACCCGGGACTGAAATCGCACAAGGATTACCAGCGCGGACAGGAATACCTGCCCCACGGCCAAGGCGCGATCATGGGCTTCGGCATCAAGGGCGGAATGGAAGCCGGGAAAAAGTTCATCAACGCGTGCAAGCTGTGCTCGCATCTGGCGAACATCGGCGACGCCAAGACGTTGGTGATTCACCCGGCCAGCACGACGCACCAGCAATTGACACCTGAAGAACAGGCTAAAGCGGGTGTCGTTCCCGAATACATCCGGATTTCGGTCGGCATCGAAGACGTCAATGACATCATCGATGACCTGAAACAGGCGCTCGCCGCGGCAACGTGA
- the metX gene encoding homoserine O-acetyltransferase MetX, with protein sequence MSQSESTTDLFASTDDDRVAGPLKHVRSVTFDGDVTLELGGRLSNVCCAFETWGTLNADASNAVLICHAVSGDSHAARHDPQDDPGWWDDLIGPGKPVDTDRFFVVCPNVLGGCRGTTGPSDIDPQTGRPFGASFPRITVGDMVTVQRMLADHLGITRWHAIIGGSLGGHQAMTWVAKHPDSTDLCVVIASSARLTSQALGFDIIGRNAIQTDPHFYGGQYYDQPKRPTTGLAIARMLGHVTYLSTEAMEQKFGSDRHDPREIATIFEQRFSIGSYLAHQGQKFTTRFDANSYVTLTMAMDLYDLGANRLQLMETFNDADCQFLVVSFSSDWLFTSDQSRDIVNALTALDKPVTYAEITTPRGHDSFLIADDIAQYAPLVQARLGDIDSAPASVSDVEELILAEIPAGASVLDLGCGDGHLLAALRERGHQKLVGVEVAQDSIVKTGHRGMHVIDYDLNNGLPAFIDNQFDVVVLSATLQAVASVEMLFQEMIRVGRRIIISFPNFAYRKLREDYVIRGRSPKAPGEFGFEWYNTPNRRFPSIADVHDLCDQMSLRLEKEIYVDASQGKRIDADDDPNLNADTAILVIAG encoded by the coding sequence GTGAGCCAAAGCGAGTCCACGACCGATCTGTTCGCCAGCACCGATGACGACCGTGTCGCCGGACCGCTCAAGCACGTCCGTTCGGTGACCTTCGACGGCGACGTGACGCTGGAGCTCGGTGGACGGCTGAGTAACGTCTGCTGCGCGTTCGAAACCTGGGGCACGCTCAACGCCGACGCCTCCAACGCCGTGTTGATTTGCCATGCCGTCTCGGGCGACTCGCACGCGGCACGACATGACCCCCAGGACGATCCGGGCTGGTGGGACGATCTGATCGGACCGGGCAAACCGGTCGACACCGATCGGTTCTTTGTCGTTTGTCCCAACGTCTTGGGCGGGTGTCGCGGCACGACCGGCCCCAGCGACATCGATCCGCAAACCGGTCGTCCGTTCGGTGCCAGTTTTCCGCGGATCACTGTCGGCGACATGGTCACCGTCCAACGGATGTTGGCCGACCACCTGGGCATCACCCGCTGGCACGCCATCATCGGCGGCTCGCTGGGCGGCCACCAGGCGATGACCTGGGTCGCAAAGCACCCCGATTCGACCGACCTGTGCGTCGTCATCGCCTCCAGCGCCCGGTTGACCAGCCAAGCGTTGGGGTTCGACATCATCGGCCGCAACGCCATCCAAACCGATCCGCATTTTTACGGCGGTCAATACTACGACCAGCCCAAGCGGCCCACCACGGGACTGGCGATCGCGCGGATGCTCGGCCACGTCACCTACCTGTCGACCGAAGCGATGGAACAAAAGTTCGGATCGGATCGACACGACCCACGCGAGATCGCGACGATCTTTGAACAACGATTCAGCATCGGTTCGTACCTCGCGCACCAGGGCCAAAAATTCACCACGCGGTTTGACGCCAACAGCTATGTCACGCTGACGATGGCCATGGATCTGTACGACCTGGGTGCCAATCGGTTGCAGTTGATGGAAACGTTCAACGATGCCGACTGCCAGTTTTTGGTCGTCAGCTTTAGCAGCGACTGGCTGTTCACCAGTGACCAATCACGCGACATCGTCAACGCGCTCACCGCGCTTGACAAGCCCGTGACCTACGCAGAAATCACCACGCCGCGCGGCCACGATTCGTTCTTGATCGCCGACGACATCGCCCAGTACGCTCCGCTGGTCCAGGCCCGACTCGGCGACATCGACTCGGCACCGGCATCGGTTTCCGACGTCGAAGAACTGATTCTGGCCGAAATCCCCGCCGGCGCGTCGGTGCTGGACCTGGGTTGTGGTGACGGCCACCTGTTGGCCGCGCTTCGCGAGCGGGGTCACCAGAAACTGGTCGGCGTCGAAGTCGCGCAGGACAGCATCGTCAAAACCGGACATCGGGGCATGCATGTCATCGACTATGACTTGAACAACGGTCTGCCCGCCTTTATCGACAACCAATTCGACGTGGTTGTCCTGAGTGCGACCCTGCAAGCGGTCGCCAGTGTCGAGATGCTGTTCCAGGAAATGATTCGCGTCGGTCGGCGGATCATCATCAGTTTTCCCAACTTCGCCTATCGCAAGTTGCGCGAGGACTACGTCATCCGAGGGCGGTCGCCCAAAGCCCCCGGCGAGTTCGGCTTTGAGTGGTACAACACGCCCAACCGAAGGTTCCCCAGCATCGCCGACGTGCATGATCTTTGCGATCAGATGTCCCTGCGTTTGGAGAAAGAGATCTACGTCGACGCGTCGCAGGGCAAGCGAATCGACGCCGACGACGATCCGAACCTGAACGCCGACACCGCGATCCTGGTGATCGCGGGATGA
- a CDS encoding ATP-dependent helicase has protein sequence MELNTEQTRAAEFDGDDVLVLAGAGTGKTSTIVARVVHLTQTGVDPRRILLLTFTRRAAREMRHRLTQQIGSSAKTVPTGTFHNFCLQYLRRWPDLFECGSLTIIDRDDQLQLMKLARANVVGKDAGFPKSAELANYYSYARNTNRPTAEYLTEFTDYDEDAIKRISAVLQDYTKRKQECRYFDYDDILHLFAKQLHRSRIVREKMQSRYDHILVDEMQDTNPLQWLILDGMRDPAKLFCVGDDAQSIYAFRGADFRNVHSFTERVPGAQVLKLEQNYRSTQEILDLSNWLLDQSSLGYDKHLRAARGAGVKPVLVEVDSDFEEADWVASDLMQRHEEGDPWREHMILTRSAWAARSTEAALIENDIPYRFIGGTQLLQSAHVKDLLSLLRVIDNPADQLAWMRYLTLWPRIGEKTAANTIGKLLTLPDIKTIAKLLADRYKTNPRLAESIDECLKCWQRPSDVIGAATDKMTPLLEKKYDDWDRRSKDFVLLRRLAAKHPSVGEFLETYTLDPITESEASNEDIDDLVTLITVHSAKGTEAPVCYLIGVQPGNYPHARSIGDDDKEEEERRVLYVAMTRAQNELFLTGSLRSHGAYVPHHNRFYQSGGSNTQPYFLKDLPPGLVQSDLDIDTDPFDAPITSFRG, from the coding sequence ATGGAATTAAATACCGAGCAAACACGTGCCGCCGAATTCGATGGGGATGACGTGCTGGTGCTGGCCGGCGCGGGGACCGGCAAGACGAGCACGATCGTCGCGCGCGTCGTCCATCTGACGCAGACCGGCGTCGACCCGCGGCGGATTTTGCTGTTGACCTTCACCCGCCGCGCCGCCCGTGAGATGCGGCATCGGTTGACCCAGCAGATCGGTTCTTCGGCCAAGACCGTGCCCACCGGAACCTTTCATAACTTCTGTTTGCAATACCTGCGTCGTTGGCCGGATCTGTTCGAATGCGGTTCGCTGACGATCATCGACCGCGACGACCAATTGCAGCTGATGAAATTGGCCCGGGCGAACGTCGTGGGCAAGGACGCCGGGTTCCCCAAGTCGGCCGAGTTGGCGAATTATTATTCCTACGCGCGAAACACCAATCGTCCGACGGCGGAATACCTGACCGAATTCACCGATTACGATGAGGACGCGATCAAGCGGATCAGCGCCGTCCTGCAGGATTACACCAAGCGCAAGCAGGAGTGCCGCTACTTCGATTACGACGACATCTTGCATCTGTTTGCCAAACAGTTACACCGCAGTCGGATCGTGCGGGAAAAGATGCAGTCGCGCTATGACCACATCCTGGTCGATGAGATGCAGGACACGAACCCGTTGCAGTGGTTGATTCTGGATGGCATGCGCGACCCGGCGAAGTTGTTTTGCGTCGGCGATGACGCCCAGAGCATTTACGCATTCCGCGGTGCCGATTTTCGCAATGTGCATTCCTTCACCGAGCGTGTGCCTGGGGCACAGGTGCTGAAGCTGGAACAGAATTACCGCAGCACCCAAGAGATCTTGGATCTGTCCAATTGGCTGCTCGACCAGTCGTCATTGGGCTATGACAAACACCTCCGCGCCGCTCGCGGGGCCGGCGTCAAACCGGTTCTGGTCGAAGTGGACAGCGACTTTGAGGAGGCCGACTGGGTGGCGTCGGATTTGATGCAGCGACACGAGGAGGGCGACCCCTGGCGCGAGCACATGATCCTGACGCGAAGTGCGTGGGCCGCCCGCAGTACCGAAGCTGCCTTGATCGAAAACGACATCCCCTATCGATTCATCGGCGGGACGCAATTATTGCAATCGGCGCACGTCAAAGATCTGCTCAGCTTGCTGCGTGTGATCGACAATCCGGCCGACCAACTGGCCTGGATGCGTTACCTGACGCTGTGGCCGCGGATCGGTGAAAAGACGGCGGCCAACACGATCGGCAAACTGCTGACATTGCCGGACATCAAAACGATCGCCAAACTTTTGGCCGACCGCTACAAAACCAATCCACGTCTGGCCGAATCGATCGACGAGTGCCTGAAGTGTTGGCAGCGCCCCAGTGATGTGATCGGGGCCGCGACCGACAAGATGACGCCGCTGCTGGAAAAAAAATACGACGACTGGGACCGACGCAGCAAGGATTTCGTACTGTTGCGTCGCTTGGCGGCCAAGCATCCGTCGGTCGGCGAATTTCTGGAAACGTACACACTCGATCCGATCACCGAATCGGAAGCCAGCAACGAAGACATCGATGATCTGGTGACACTGATCACGGTGCACAGCGCCAAGGGGACCGAGGCGCCGGTGTGTTACTTGATCGGCGTCCAACCGGGGAATTATCCCCACGCCCGCAGCATCGGGGACGACGACAAAGAGGAAGAAGAACGGCGGGTGTTGTACGTCGCGATGACCCGTGCCCAGAACGAGTTGTTTTTGACCGGTTCGCTGCGTTCCCATGGTGCTTACGTCCCACACCACAACCGGTTTTATCAATCCGGCGGCTCGAACACCCAGCCGTATTTTTTGAAGGACTTGCCGCCGGGGTTGGTCCAATCGGATCTGGATATCGACACCGATCCGTTTGACGCGCCGATCACCTCGTTTCGGGGGTGA
- a CDS encoding sulfatase, protein MPSKLASVVYCCVIAFSAVSQGVIASAADKPNVLFIFLDDFGWRDAGFMGSDFYETPNLDALAARGMVFTHAYAGAANCAPSRACLLSGQYSPRHEIYNVGTSRRGKRTHGRLMHIPGTDTLRTDIRTWAHCVREAGYRTGTIGKWHLSDDPIPYGFDFNFAGTHSGSPPRGYYPPHGNIPELADAPKDEYLTNRLTDEAIEFIGQDSDRPWFLYLTHFAVHTPIQGEPELVKKYQQKQPGQLHDHPVMAAMIESVDRGVGRIIDSIDSLGQTENTIIVFTSDNGGYGPATSMKPLKGYKGTYYEGGIREPMFIVWPGVTKAGTTCDAPVINLDLFPTFCEMTGAKLPDQPIDGVSLCPLLAGEPDGVFESRSLFWHFPAYLQSYQRLDGQRDLLYRSRPCSIIRNGTWKLHEYFEDGGLELYDLQADPGESTNLAESQPQQRERLHGLLKTWRESTGAPVPTEPNPDFDADDEAREIARRLKKRDA, encoded by the coding sequence ATGCCATCCAAGCTTGCCTCCGTCGTCTATTGCTGCGTCATCGCGTTTTCCGCGGTGAGCCAAGGCGTGATTGCCTCAGCGGCCGACAAGCCGAACGTGCTGTTCATTTTCTTGGACGATTTCGGCTGGCGGGACGCCGGTTTCATGGGCAGCGACTTTTACGAGACGCCGAATCTGGACGCGTTAGCCGCTCGTGGCATGGTGTTTACCCATGCCTATGCCGGCGCTGCGAATTGTGCCCCATCGCGTGCGTGCCTGTTGTCCGGTCAGTATTCACCGCGTCACGAGATCTACAACGTCGGGACGTCGCGGCGGGGCAAGCGAACACACGGCCGCTTGATGCACATCCCCGGTACCGACACGTTGCGAACCGACATTCGCACTTGGGCCCACTGTGTCCGCGAGGCCGGTTACCGGACCGGCACGATCGGGAAGTGGCATCTCAGCGACGATCCGATTCCATACGGGTTCGATTTTAATTTCGCCGGCACCCACAGCGGAAGCCCGCCACGGGGCTACTATCCCCCTCACGGCAACATCCCCGAATTGGCCGACGCCCCCAAGGACGAGTACCTGACCAATCGCTTGACCGATGAAGCGATCGAGTTCATCGGCCAGGATTCCGACCGGCCGTGGTTTCTGTATTTGACCCACTTCGCCGTGCACACGCCGATCCAAGGCGAGCCGGAGTTGGTGAAGAAGTACCAGCAGAAACAGCCCGGCCAGCTGCACGACCATCCGGTCATGGCGGCGATGATCGAAAGCGTCGACCGGGGCGTCGGACGGATCATCGACTCGATCGATTCACTGGGACAGACCGAGAACACGATCATCGTGTTCACCAGCGACAACGGTGGCTACGGGCCGGCAACATCGATGAAACCGCTGAAGGGTTACAAGGGGACCTACTACGAAGGCGGCATACGCGAACCGATGTTCATCGTCTGGCCCGGGGTGACGAAAGCCGGCACGACCTGCGACGCACCGGTGATCAACCTGGACCTGTTCCCGACCTTTTGCGAGATGACCGGGGCGAAGCTGCCCGATCAACCGATCGACGGCGTCAGCCTTTGTCCCCTGTTGGCCGGCGAGCCCGATGGCGTGTTTGAGAGCCGTTCGTTGTTCTGGCACTTTCCGGCATATTTGCAGAGCTACCAGCGTCTCGACGGGCAGCGTGACCTGCTGTATCGATCGCGGCCCTGCAGCATCATCCGCAATGGGACATGGAAACTGCACGAGTATTTCGAAGACGGCGGATTGGAACTGTACGACTTGCAGGCCGATCCGGGGGAGTCGACGAATCTGGCCGAGTCGCAGCCGCAGCAACGCGAGCGATTACACGGATTGCTGAAGACCTGGCGAGAATCGACCGGTGCCCCGGTGCCGACCGAGCCGAACCCCGACTTTGACGCCGACGACGAGGCACGGGAGATCGCCCGACGCCTGAAAAAACGCGACGCTTGA
- a CDS encoding PQQ-dependent sugar dehydrogenase, with protein sequence MSRHNRKPIRSPRQPQVRQLRCEPLERRELLAVLSGDGFIGPIQPSEYVAQEMIQSAPPSVSITDASVTEGHAGPTTLAFDVRLSAAAEETVTVNFQIANDTADALIVQRIASGLGAPLYVTHAPGEPNTLFVVEKTGAIKKLDLTDNTVSPTPFLVVEDLSTNSERGLLGLAFHPDYETNRRFFVNMTLPNGASLIREYTANANGETADPDSARPLLGFSQPYPNHNGGWIDFGPDGYLYIASGDGGSGNDPLDNAQDITNNLLGKILRIDVDGDDFPGDALRNYAIPPSNPFVARGGDDEIWAYGLRNPWRNSFDRETGDLLIADVGQSQREEINFQPATSGGGIDYGWRRREGTIDTPNVPGSKPLFAVDPIYDYQHGSGDREGNSVTGGYVYRGPLEELHGNYFFGDFSNNRIWSLRPNSPDPTTHDGTNYDDFTDWTDLLTPDVGRINSIASFGEDAAGNLFIVDIGGEIFRISEGADYKTTTHSVMILPGETSATLQVDVIGDRLPEPHETFEVSMTSSVGATIGNGQAQGRILNDDAPTVDDVQIGSGDRQRSIIDSLKITFDSTVQINDSASGAIELMNLDSQQSVTLVPSTAVQNGVTTLTLGIASGPSVESFLGTAISLADGRYRLTIDASHVTIGGVGLDGNGDQHGGDDFTFGTDPADKFFRFFGDSDGDRDVDGQDYGRFGLTFLRPSTDPAFNAIFDSDGDDDVDGQDYGRFGESFLRQLPM encoded by the coding sequence ATGTCACGTCACAATCGGAAGCCGATCCGAAGCCCCAGGCAACCACAGGTCCGACAGCTGAGATGCGAGCCTCTGGAGCGGCGCGAATTACTTGCCGTGTTGTCGGGCGATGGGTTTATCGGTCCGATTCAACCGAGCGAATACGTAGCGCAGGAGATGATCCAGTCGGCCCCGCCGAGCGTCTCCATCACCGATGCTTCGGTCACCGAAGGCCATGCCGGTCCGACCACGTTGGCGTTTGACGTCCGTTTGTCCGCGGCGGCGGAGGAAACCGTGACGGTCAACTTTCAAATCGCCAATGACACCGCCGACGCGCTGATTGTCCAGCGGATTGCCAGCGGTCTGGGCGCCCCGCTGTACGTGACGCACGCCCCCGGTGAACCGAACACCTTGTTCGTCGTCGAGAAGACCGGGGCGATCAAAAAGCTAGACCTGACCGACAACACCGTCTCGCCGACGCCGTTTCTGGTCGTCGAGGATTTGAGCACGAACAGTGAACGCGGCTTGCTCGGATTGGCATTCCACCCGGACTACGAAACCAACCGGCGTTTTTTCGTTAACATGACCCTCCCCAACGGTGCCAGCTTGATCCGCGAGTACACGGCAAATGCAAACGGCGAAACCGCAGACCCGGATTCCGCGCGTCCCCTGCTCGGATTCAGTCAACCGTATCCGAACCACAACGGCGGTTGGATCGATTTCGGCCCCGACGGTTACCTGTACATCGCCAGCGGTGACGGAGGCTCGGGGAATGATCCCTTGGACAACGCCCAAGACATCACCAACAACCTGCTCGGCAAGATCTTACGGATCGACGTCGATGGAGACGATTTTCCCGGCGATGCGTTGCGAAACTATGCGATCCCGCCCTCCAACCCGTTTGTCGCTCGTGGCGGTGACGACGAGATCTGGGCTTACGGATTGCGAAACCCTTGGCGCAACAGCTTTGATCGAGAGACCGGCGACTTGCTCATCGCCGATGTCGGCCAATCGCAACGCGAAGAAATCAATTTCCAACCGGCCACCAGCGGCGGCGGTATCGACTACGGTTGGCGTCGACGCGAAGGAACGATCGACACGCCCAATGTCCCCGGCAGCAAACCGCTCTTTGCAGTCGATCCCATCTACGATTATCAACACGGGTCAGGAGACCGCGAAGGAAACTCGGTGACCGGCGGCTACGTCTACCGCGGCCCTCTGGAAGAACTTCACGGCAACTATTTCTTCGGTGACTTTTCCAACAATCGCATCTGGTCACTCCGACCCAACTCTCCCGACCCCACAACCCACGACGGCACCAACTACGACGACTTCACCGATTGGACCGATCTGCTGACACCCGATGTGGGACGCATCAACTCCATTGCCTCGTTTGGTGAAGACGCAGCAGGCAACCTGTTCATCGTCGACATCGGCGGCGAGATCTTTCGGATTTCCGAAGGAGCCGATTACAAGACGACAACGCATTCGGTGATGATCCTCCCTGGCGAAACATCGGCAACGCTGCAAGTCGACGTCATCGGAGACCGGCTGCCCGAACCCCACGAAACCTTTGAGGTCTCGATGACCAGTTCGGTCGGCGCGACGATCGGGAACGGCCAAGCCCAGGGGAGGATCTTGAACGATGATGCTCCCACAGTGGACGACGTGCAAATCGGCAGCGGCGATCGGCAACGTTCCATCATCGATTCGCTGAAGATCACCTTCGATTCAACCGTCCAGATCAATGACTCGGCGAGTGGTGCGATCGAGTTGATGAATCTGGATTCTCAGCAGAGCGTCACGCTCGTTCCGTCGACCGCGGTGCAAAACGGCGTCACCACACTCACGCTGGGAATTGCTTCGGGGCCTTCGGTCGAATCGTTCCTCGGCACCGCAATCAGTCTCGCCGACGGTCGCTATCGTCTGACCATCGACGCCTCGCATGTCACGATCGGCGGCGTCGGCCTGGACGGAAACGGCGACCAACATGGGGGCGACGACTTCACCTTCGGCACCGATCCGGCCGACAAATTCTTCCGCTTCTTCGGCGACTCCGACGGCGACCGAGACGTCGACGGCCAGGACTACGGACGCTTCGGGTTGACGTTCTTGCGACCCTCAACCGACCCCGCGTTCAACGCAATCTTCGACTCCGATGGAGACGACGATGTCGACGGCCAAGACTACGGCCGCTTCGGCGAGAGTTTCTTGCGGCAGCTCCCAATGTAG
- a CDS encoding Uma2 family endonuclease has product MSSSPPPSPSSDAAPAWELARLFPLQGQWRDADFFRLPTDRLVELSAGHLEVLPMPTWMHQMIVDFLAGLLRSASAAVGDGARVLQAPLPVRLFEGTIREPDLLYLTPRCFPPSPTDYPSRLDIAVEVVSEGVEARHRDYVAKRADYARGGVQEYWIIDPFDRIVTVLTLDGNAYEEFGVFRTGETARGIFLPPLAVRVDEVMRLVDDVT; this is encoded by the coding sequence ATGTCATCCTCGCCCCCACCATCGCCGTCCTCTGACGCGGCCCCCGCCTGGGAGTTGGCGAGGTTGTTTCCGCTGCAGGGACAATGGCGTGATGCGGACTTTTTCCGCCTGCCGACCGACCGCTTGGTGGAATTGTCCGCAGGCCACCTGGAGGTGTTGCCGATGCCGACGTGGATGCATCAGATGATCGTGGACTTTCTCGCCGGATTGCTGCGTTCGGCGAGCGCGGCGGTCGGCGATGGGGCGCGCGTGTTACAGGCGCCGCTACCGGTCAGACTTTTCGAAGGGACCATTCGCGAGCCTGACCTGTTGTATTTGACGCCACGGTGCTTTCCCCCATCGCCCACCGATTATCCGAGTCGATTGGATATCGCCGTTGAAGTCGTCAGTGAGGGAGTCGAGGCACGGCACCGCGACTACGTCGCGAAACGCGCGGACTATGCCAGGGGCGGAGTCCAAGAGTATTGGATCATAGACCCCTTTGATCGAATCGTCACCGTCTTGACGCTCGACGGTAACGCCTATGAAGAATTCGGCGTCTTTCGAACAGGAGAGACCGCGAGGGGAATCTTCTTGCCCCCGCTGGCCGTCCGCGTGGACGAGGTGATGCGGTTGGTCGACGACGTGACCTGA